The sequence GGAGCAGCAGCCTGCTGTGACTTAATCTCTTCTCTAGGATTCACATGTGCTTTCTAACATCTGGCTCTTTATAAATTGGTCttattaaaatatgtagaaaaaagaATGTGGATTTTTTGTGTACCATGCTTTTCTAAGACTGggtttataaattataaagacaaaTCCTCGGTTAGAAAGGGCCATCAAGATCAAGGTATTTTTCCCTTAAAAGAACTACCGTAATCAGAGACCAATTTTAACAGCTCACTTCCCTGTTCCAGTAGAAAGCTAGACCCTGGAAACTCCTTTAGTCCACCTTTGTGGGAATGGCATTATCTATGAACGTGGCAACATTGTCCTAAATTGAGCTCTTGGCTTCTATGGACAGTAAATGCTTTATCTTCTAGTTGAGCTGGGTAAAAACGGAAGAAAGGAGGAGCTGAGTGTGtaactgctttcttttcctttcctatagCGTGTTCCATGGGAAACGGTACGAGCAGACTCTATAGTGCTCTGGCCAAGACACTGAACAGCAGCGCTGCCTCCCAGCACCCAGAGTATTTGGTGTCACCTGACCCAGGACATCTGGAGCCCATTGATCCTAAAGAGCTCCTGGAGGAATGCAGGGCCGTCCTGCACACTCGACCTCCCCGCTTCCAGAGGGATTTTGTGGATCTGAGGACAGACTGCCCCGGTAGCCACCCACCTATTAGGGTCATGCAGTGGAACATCCTCGCCCAAGGTACGTAAGCCTGATGCTTTCGAGCCTGAGCAGTCAGGTGTGCGCTGCTGCCTGTCTGCTCCTGCACTTGCCCGGTGCACTGATGTCCTGTGGAGGGAAGAGGTGTGGGGAGATGGGGCGACGAGGGCGGCATGAGCTCCCACaaggggaggcagagaaagggagtCATGTGATTCCACTAATAAATCCAGCAACTCAAGGTTTATTCCTTACCTTCTATGTTTGTCGGCTATCCCAGAACAGTGAAAGTCTACTTCCCAGCACATTAAAAACTAAAGGAGCCTGGCTTTTATCAGCCTCCAAACTTTGTCGGCTCCAGCTTTCAGTCCAGAGTGCTAAGATAGCATCTGCAAAGGGGAAACGGAATCTGCTGAGTGGGGAACACATAGGCCTTTCTGCGGGGAATGGCAGCTGTGGGTGCTGATGAGCCTGAGTATTCCTGTGGCCCGATGCTCAGCCATCCGCATCTGTATGGCCTGAAGCCACAGAGATGTCGCTTCAGTTCTCTCTTCATTCAGATGTTACTTTGTCACGGTAGAAAGGAATTCTTTCCTGGGTTTGGTGAATTAAAAAGCAGATATGCCAGTCAGCTTTCCACAGTATTGCCTTTCATGTAGCAggtgaaattttaagaaaaatggccCCTTTTTCCCCCCCTATAAAAGAAGGGCATACTCTGACTTTACAATcttggattcatttattttttcccaagtgTTCATCCATAAGTAGGAAAAGCCGCCCATTCCTTCTTAATGGTGCCTGTATCGGTTCATGTGGACTATTAGTGTTGAAATTAGTATATAGAGttgaatatctttatttcatctGACAGTTTAGATCCCTGGGATTGCAGAGAACACTGTTTCTTAAGGCTAAAACTCAACACCGTATGTCCATGAAATAGTTTAATGTGAAAGAAAATCAGCGGCTTGTTTCATCTGGCGGTAAGAGGTGTCGTTTGGTAGGTTAATACAGGTGAGGCCGAGAAGAATCACCCAAAGCTTCTGAGGCGGAGGCAGCGTTCAGAGGGGCTTGAGTGGTATTGAAGGCAGAGACTGGCAGGCACTTAGAAGTTGTAGTTCTATAGTAGCTGACAAGCAACTGTTTCTATTTCAGCTCTTGGAGAAGGCAAAGACAACTTTGCACAATGCCCTGTTGAGGCACTCaagtgggaagaaaggaaatgtcTCATCCTAGAAGAAATCCTTGCCTACCAGCCCGATATCTTGTGCCTCCAAGAGGTGGACCACTATTTTGACACCTTCCAGCCACTCCTCAGTAGACTGGGCTATCAAGGCACGTTTTTCCCCAAACCCTGGTCCCCTTGCCTAGATGTTGAACGTAACAATGGACCCGATGGCTGTGCCTTGTTTTTCCTCCAGAACAGATTCAAGCTAGTCCACAGTGCCAATATTAGGCTGACGGCCATGACCCTGAAAACCAATCAGGTGGCCATTGCACAGACCATGGAGTGCAAGGAGTCTGGCCGGCAGTTCTGCATCGCCGTCACCCACCTGAAAGCACGTACTGGCTGGGAGCAGTTTCGATCAGCTCAAGGCTGTGACCTTCTCCAGAACCTCCAGAGCATCACCCAGGGAGCCAAGCTTCCCCTTATTGTGTGTGGGGACTTCAATGCAGAGCCAACAGAGGAGGTCTACAAACGCTTCGCCTCCTCCAGCCTCAACCTAGACAGCGCCTACAAGCTGCTGAGTGCAGACGGGCAGTCGGAACCGCCGTACACCACCTGGAAGATTCGGACCTCAGGGGAGTGCCGGCACACCCTGGACTACATCTGGTATTCTAAACACGCCCTGAGCGTGAGGTCAGCTCTGGATTTACTCACCGAAGAACAGATTGGACCCAACCGGCTACCATCTTTGAATTATCCTTCTGACCACCTGTCTCTAGTATGTGACTTCAGCTTTAATGAGGAACCTGATGGACTTTTATAAACACTTATCTGTGTCTTTTTAATTACAAGAGTCTTAACCAGGGATGTTTTAGGAAACTGAAACAGGGTATGTTGCCCAAGGAAGGCTTCCCAGTTTCTCTCACTTCACTTCCATGTTTCCAGCATGCCCCTGGGAAGGAATCCCCTTAGTTCACAAACCTTTTCCATTAAAACCTACCGCAAAAAAGGTGTTTGCACTCCAGTTTTGGCTTGTATTCTTTCCCTTAGCATTACACATTGTTCATTTAAGGGCATTAAATTAGGCTTGCTTTTTTGGTTTGATGATGCtatatagaaatagaattgagtCCTCCACGATTAACTATGTAAGATGC comes from Rhinolophus ferrumequinum isolate MPI-CBG mRhiFer1 chromosome 18, mRhiFer1_v1.p, whole genome shotgun sequence and encodes:
- the NOCT gene encoding nocturnin isoform X1, encoding MYQSPRRLCSALLHRDAPGLRRRPGPGLRSQSSPPAAAPRRASLRLSAAASAASGAARWCSRPACSMGNGTSRLYSALAKTLNSSAASQHPEYLVSPDPGHLEPIDPKELLEECRAVLHTRPPRFQRDFVDLRTDCPGSHPPIRVMQWNILAQALGEGKDNFAQCPVEALKWEERKCLILEEILAYQPDILCLQEVDHYFDTFQPLLSRLGYQGTFFPKPWSPCLDVERNNGPDGCALFFLQNRFKLVHSANIRLTAMTLKTNQVAIAQTMECKESGRQFCIAVTHLKARTGWEQFRSAQGCDLLQNLQSITQGAKLPLIVCGDFNAEPTEEVYKRFASSSLNLDSAYKLLSADGQSEPPYTTWKIRTSGECRHTLDYIWYSKHALSVRSALDLLTEEQIGPNRLPSLNYPSDHLSLVCDFSFNEEPDGLL
- the NOCT gene encoding nocturnin isoform X2, encoding MGNGTSRLYSALAKTLNSSAASQHPEYLVSPDPGHLEPIDPKELLEECRAVLHTRPPRFQRDFVDLRTDCPGSHPPIRVMQWNILAQALGEGKDNFAQCPVEALKWEERKCLILEEILAYQPDILCLQEVDHYFDTFQPLLSRLGYQGTFFPKPWSPCLDVERNNGPDGCALFFLQNRFKLVHSANIRLTAMTLKTNQVAIAQTMECKESGRQFCIAVTHLKARTGWEQFRSAQGCDLLQNLQSITQGAKLPLIVCGDFNAEPTEEVYKRFASSSLNLDSAYKLLSADGQSEPPYTTWKIRTSGECRHTLDYIWYSKHALSVRSALDLLTEEQIGPNRLPSLNYPSDHLSLVCDFSFNEEPDGLL